The following proteins are co-located in the Trichormus variabilis 0441 genome:
- a CDS encoding phosphatidylglycerol lysyltransferase domain-containing protein, translating to MNNQFKLRIGLWSAAILTALVGVVNLLSAVTPNLYGRNHWLKEFLPFEIRATGHIFAALTGFILLALATNLLRRKRVAWMLTVSLLIISIISHLLKGWDYEESILSGVLLLQLISMRHIFTAQSDRPSVARGVRVLIGALLFTLAYGTVGFYLLDDKFTENFNWGGAILQTLAMFFTEDNWGLQPKSRFGEFFANSIYVIAASTITFAVVMLLQPVFLRQTATISEQRKAKEIVQQYGRSSLAPLTLLSDKSYYFSPSGRSVIAYVPKGRGAIALGDPIGPIEDRTEVISSFQEFCQRNDWYPAFYQTLPDDIDLYRSLGFKVLKIGEEAIVDLPTFTLQGKAGKNFRPSINRLTKLGYQVSFHQPPISSELLHQLKSVSDEWLRMVQGSEKHFSLGWFDEVYLRECEIAVVYTPDGKIDAFTNLLPEYQLNEVTIDLMRHRHAMENGTMDFLFTSLLQHFKDEGYDSFNFGLSALAGVGEKPESQRLEKGLRYLYEHLNRFYNFQGLHAYKEKYHPRWEGRYLVYPSLTALPDVVVALIRADSGDRLLDYFQPGA from the coding sequence ATGAATAATCAATTTAAACTTCGGATAGGACTTTGGAGTGCAGCTATTCTGACTGCTTTAGTCGGAGTAGTCAATTTATTATCAGCAGTTACTCCTAATTTATATGGTAGAAATCATTGGTTAAAAGAATTTTTACCATTTGAAATTCGTGCTACTGGTCATATATTTGCAGCCTTAACTGGCTTTATTTTATTAGCACTTGCCACTAATTTATTGCGGCGTAAACGAGTTGCATGGATGCTCACTGTTAGTTTATTAATTATTTCTATTATTAGTCATTTATTGAAAGGATGGGATTACGAAGAAAGTATTCTATCTGGAGTTTTGTTGCTGCAATTAATCTCCATGCGTCATATTTTTACGGCACAATCTGACCGTCCTTCAGTGGCGCGGGGTGTGCGTGTATTAATTGGGGCGCTGTTGTTTACACTGGCTTATGGAACGGTGGGATTTTACTTGTTAGATGACAAATTCACCGAGAATTTCAATTGGGGTGGAGCTATTTTGCAAACCTTAGCGATGTTTTTCACAGAAGATAATTGGGGGTTACAACCCAAGAGTAGATTTGGAGAATTTTTTGCCAATTCTATCTATGTGATTGCAGCTAGTACAATTACGTTTGCGGTGGTGATGCTCTTACAGCCAGTATTTTTACGCCAGACAGCAACCATCAGTGAGCAACGAAAAGCAAAAGAAATAGTCCAGCAGTATGGACGTTCATCTTTAGCGCCTTTAACTCTTCTGAGTGATAAGAGCTATTATTTCAGCCCTTCTGGTCGCAGCGTCATTGCGTACGTTCCCAAAGGAAGAGGGGCGATCGCCTTGGGTGATCCCATCGGCCCCATAGAAGACCGCACAGAAGTAATTTCCAGCTTCCAAGAGTTTTGTCAACGCAATGATTGGTATCCAGCTTTTTACCAAACTTTACCTGATGATATTGACTTGTACAGGTCTTTAGGGTTTAAGGTTCTCAAAATTGGTGAGGAGGCGATCGTGGATTTGCCAACTTTTACTTTACAAGGCAAAGCTGGTAAAAACTTCCGTCCCTCCATCAACCGTTTAACTAAACTTGGTTATCAAGTTAGTTTTCATCAACCGCCAATTAGTAGTGAATTATTACACCAGCTGAAATCTGTGAGTGATGAATGGCTGAGAATGGTACAAGGTTCAGAAAAACACTTTTCTTTAGGATGGTTTGATGAAGTTTATCTGCGAGAGTGTGAAATTGCTGTTGTATATACTCCCGACGGTAAAATTGATGCTTTTACCAACCTGTTACCAGAATATCAACTCAACGAAGTCACTATTGATTTGATGCGTCACCGCCATGCAATGGAAAATGGCACGATGGATTTTCTGTTTACTTCTCTACTACAACATTTTAAAGATGAAGGTTACGACAGCTTTAACTTCGGTTTGTCGGCGTTAGCGGGGGTAGGTGAAAAACCAGAATCTCAGCGTTTAGAGAAAGGCTTGCGCTATCTTTATGAGCATTTAAACCGTTTTTATAACTTTCAAGGCTTACACGCCTATAAAGAAAAATATCATCCGCGTTGGGAAGGACGCTATCTGGTGTATCCGAGTTTAACCGCCTTACCCGATGTGGTTGTCGCCTTGATTCGTGCAGATTCAGGCGATCGCCTCCTCGATTATTTCCAACCAGGGGCTTAA
- a CDS encoding alpha/beta hydrolase encodes MKIPKFFMGIVGAIAILSATGYYYVFILGAPQLDPPQEEANTGLKFQLETFNSQAMGTVRNYGVILPPGYDKNLQKRYPVIFLLHGGHDDARAYVDKYAILNILAELYKSKKLPLSIVITPDGNDNRGSSPLYDPDYFDGANGKVGTLIGSELVQVVKSRYRTLESPQFWALGGLSSGGWGALNIGLRYLNNFHIFFSHSGYFTDNSGPQNSPQQIVQQLSPEDKKRLHIYLDAGVNDTNLLASTKVFHQTLNKLGIANVFYSFPGGHGLSGADIGWNYFHKHLKDSLTYVGEQFNNSTRK; translated from the coding sequence ATGAAAATCCCCAAATTTTTTATGGGTATAGTAGGTGCGATCGCTATCTTGAGCGCCACTGGCTACTACTACGTATTTATATTAGGCGCACCACAATTAGACCCACCCCAAGAAGAGGCAAATACTGGGCTGAAATTTCAGTTAGAAACTTTTAATTCCCAAGCAATGGGTACAGTCCGCAATTATGGCGTAATCTTACCGCCTGGTTATGACAAGAATCTGCAAAAGCGATATCCCGTAATTTTTTTATTACACGGTGGTCATGATGATGCCCGTGCTTATGTTGATAAATATGCCATATTGAATATATTAGCTGAATTATATAAGAGTAAAAAGTTACCTCTATCAATTGTAATTACACCTGATGGCAATGATAATCGGGGTTCTAGTCCTTTATATGACCCAGACTATTTTGACGGTGCTAATGGCAAAGTTGGGACATTGATTGGTTCAGAATTAGTCCAAGTCGTCAAGTCACGCTACCGGACTCTAGAATCACCACAATTTTGGGCTTTAGGGGGTCTATCTTCTGGGGGATGGGGTGCATTGAATATCGGGTTACGCTATCTCAACAACTTCCACATCTTTTTTAGCCACAGTGGTTATTTTACTGATAATAGTGGCCCACAAAATAGTCCTCAACAAATTGTCCAACAGCTATCACCTGAAGATAAAAAGCGATTGCATATTTACTTAGATGCGGGGGTAAATGACACTAATTTATTAGCTTCGACAAAAGTCTTTCATCAAACATTAAATAAGTTAGGTATTGCTAACGTTTTCTATTCATTCCCTGGAGGTCATGGTTTATCGGGTGCTGATATAGGCTGGAATTATTTTCACAAGCATCTTAAAGATTCGCTGACTTATGTAGGAGAACAGTTTAATAATTCAACCCGCAAATGA
- a CDS encoding alpha/beta hydrolase, producing MNQQKSSIFLLLSVLSLIGCNYWPISTAQVPTKTAAKLLSQANTDILATPLTYQIETYKSQVMGGNRTYGVSLPPGYAQNSQQRYPVIFLLHGGHGEPITWFDKDRGEALKTLEKLYTTGKLQPSIIITPDGNDQRGSSPYWDPEYIDGSNGKVSTAVGNELVKVVKSRYRTLPNPHFWAMGGLSSGGWGAVNIGLHNLNNFSILFSHSGYFRDKSGPFNSPITFIKDVPTQAKKRLRIYLDTGSSDIDEVKEGEKFSQELARLNIYHVFRQFPGSHTWQYWREHLTNSLTFVGEQFKAAQAASKDKNLRHD from the coding sequence ATGAATCAGCAAAAATCTTCAATTTTCCTGTTATTGTCAGTACTCTCTTTAATTGGTTGCAATTACTGGCCAATCTCTACAGCTCAAGTACCAACAAAAACTGCTGCTAAATTATTGTCCCAAGCAAATACTGATATCTTAGCTACTCCCCTCACCTACCAAATAGAAACCTACAAAAGCCAAGTTATGGGAGGAAACCGCACCTATGGAGTTTCTTTACCCCCTGGTTATGCACAAAACTCACAGCAACGCTATCCTGTAATTTTTCTTCTCCACGGTGGACACGGCGAGCCTATAACTTGGTTTGATAAAGACAGGGGAGAAGCCCTGAAAACTCTAGAGAAACTCTACACTACAGGTAAGTTACAACCTAGTATTATCATCACCCCAGATGGTAATGACCAGCGTGGTTCTAGCCCCTACTGGGACCCTGAATATATTGATGGTTCTAACGGTAAAGTTTCGACGGCCGTTGGTAATGAGCTAGTCAAAGTGGTAAAAAGCCGTTACCGGACACTACCTAATCCTCATTTTTGGGCGATGGGAGGATTATCTTCTGGTGGTTGGGGCGCAGTTAATATAGGCTTACATAACTTAAATAATTTTTCGATTTTATTTAGTCATAGCGGTTATTTTCGAGATAAAAGCGGCCCATTCAATAGCCCCATAACTTTTATTAAGGATGTGCCAACACAAGCAAAAAAAAGATTACGGATTTATCTAGATACAGGTAGCTCAGATATTGATGAAGTTAAAGAAGGTGAAAAATTTAGTCAAGAACTAGCACGCCTCAATATTTATCATGTATTTCGTCAATTTCCTGGTAGTCATACTTGGCAATATTGGCGAGAACATTTAACTAATTCTTTGACTTTTGTGGGTGAGCAATTTAAAGCTGCACAAGCCGCTAGTAAAGATAAAAATTTACGCCATGATTGA
- a CDS encoding alpha/beta fold hydrolase encodes MPNHDALAGGKVHLRRGVDLQVSHSPGVYPPLVFIHGGTGNRFNFRMQYEFAQAQGWEVLAYDLGGNGQSSRYSRYSIGRHCRDLARLLVRFGVESPVLCCHSYGVPIGLEFVQHHPVSAIIAIAGGTHDLAPWWEIPLMKFMAGGGRYLLHLPGVQKINKLLSTSYSHSVMERFFVENPPPTDFDAYKGLEIFWDYNFFIRHPLPKNLHIPALVITADKDPTFTANMGDELANHFDDGTHLHFAKGGHLVMAESAELVNEAIANWLIQKLTIN; translated from the coding sequence ATGCCTAATCATGATGCCCTCGCTGGTGGAAAAGTTCACCTCCGCCGAGGTGTAGATTTACAAGTTTCTCATAGTCCGGGTGTGTATCCCCCGTTGGTTTTTATCCACGGTGGAACAGGAAACCGCTTCAATTTTAGAATGCAGTATGAATTTGCCCAGGCTCAAGGTTGGGAAGTTTTAGCCTACGATTTGGGCGGGAATGGTCAGTCTAGTCGTTACTCGCGCTACTCTATAGGGCGACATTGTCGAGATTTAGCGCGATTGTTAGTCCGCTTTGGTGTGGAGTCACCTGTGTTGTGCTGTCACAGCTATGGGGTTCCCATTGGTCTTGAGTTTGTGCAACACCATCCAGTCAGTGCAATTATTGCTATTGCTGGGGGAACTCACGATTTAGCACCGTGGTGGGAAATTCCCTTGATGAAGTTTATGGCTGGGGGTGGCAGATATTTGCTGCATTTGCCTGGTGTGCAAAAAATCAATAAGCTTCTCTCGACTTCTTATAGTCACAGTGTGATGGAACGATTTTTTGTAGAAAACCCACCACCCACAGATTTTGATGCCTATAAAGGTTTAGAAATCTTTTGGGACTATAACTTTTTTATTCGTCATCCTTTACCGAAAAATCTGCATATTCCGGCTTTGGTCATTACTGCCGACAAAGATCCCACATTTACAGCCAACATGGGGGATGAGTTAGCCAATCACTTTGATGATGGTACTCATTTACATTTTGCCAAGGGAGGACACTTAGTGATGGCTGAGTCGGCTGAGTTAGTGAATGAGGCGATCGCTAATTGGTTAATTCAAAAACTTACTATTAATTAA
- a CDS encoding lysylphosphatidylglycerol synthase domain-containing protein — protein sequence MPKNPRFNLSYLLSLILLTLCLWAIANELRDYNYRDILHSLTTIPKQRLSRALGLTILGYSVMVGYDILGFYYVGCPLSWNKIALTNFISSAFSNTIGFALLTGSAIRYRFYANWGVPPVAIAQIIAFVNFTFWLGMLTVAGLIFITHPLLIPNQLHLPFSTVRPLGIIFLFLIASYLLGSIFIKQSLIIRGHLFRLPVFHISLAQIFISSLDWMLAASVLYEILPANTNLSYPNFLGIYLLAMFAAVISNIPGGLGVFETVVLLLLTSKLPAATIIGSLLAYRGIYYFLPLLLASGSLGLFEFKYNLRKS from the coding sequence ATGCCCAAAAATCCCCGATTTAATCTGAGTTATTTGTTGAGTTTGATATTATTGACGCTTTGTCTATGGGCGATCGCTAACGAATTACGAGATTATAATTATCGAGATATTCTTCACTCTTTAACTACCATTCCTAAACAGCGATTAAGTCGGGCATTAGGGCTGACTATCTTAGGTTATTCAGTCATGGTAGGGTACGATATTTTGGGATTTTACTACGTTGGTTGTCCCTTATCTTGGAATAAGATTGCGCTCACTAACTTTATTAGCTCTGCCTTTAGTAATACTATCGGTTTTGCCTTACTGACTGGCAGTGCTATCCGTTATCGATTTTATGCTAATTGGGGAGTACCACCCGTGGCGATCGCCCAAATAATTGCCTTTGTTAATTTTACTTTTTGGCTGGGAATGCTCACTGTTGCTGGATTGATTTTTATCACCCATCCTTTGCTGATTCCTAACCAATTACATTTGCCTTTTTCTACAGTGCGCCCCCTCGGCATAATTTTTCTTTTTTTGATTGCTAGTTACTTATTAGGCAGTATTTTTATTAAACAATCATTAATAATTCGTGGTCATCTGTTTCGTTTGCCTGTTTTTCACATCTCTCTGGCACAAATCTTCATTTCTAGCCTTGATTGGATGCTTGCAGCGTCAGTACTTTATGAAATACTGCCAGCTAATACCAATTTGTCTTATCCTAATTTTTTAGGAATTTATTTACTAGCGATGTTTGCAGCAGTTATTAGTAATATCCCTGGTGGTTTGGGTGTATTTGAAACTGTAGTATTACTCTTACTTACTTCTAAACTTCCGGCGGCAACAATTATTGGCTCACTCTTAGCTTATCGAGGCATATACTATTTTTTGCCCTTGTTGCTAGCATCTGGGTCACTGGGATTGTTTGAATTTAAATATAATCTGCGAAAAAGTTAA
- a CDS encoding GAF domain-containing protein — MQIHSHAEFDPSSNQPTEQGLQRVLQRLVQTMQRDALVRQTTNRLRESLQIDRVVLYYFYWQWHGQVTFEALSSEEFSILGSTGADECFNDEYAELYLAGRTKAIADIESASITPCHRDFLRTLQVRANLVVPVLVPKGLWGLLVAHHCQGTRFWTESDIELMQTGAKTLATSPYILES; from the coding sequence GTGCAAATTCATTCTCATGCAGAATTTGATCCTAGTTCAAATCAACCAACTGAACAGGGTTTACAAAGAGTTCTCCAGCGTCTTGTCCAGACAATGCAGAGAGACGCATTAGTTAGACAAACGACAAATAGACTCAGAGAATCCCTGCAAATTGATCGTGTTGTTTTGTATTACTTTTACTGGCAGTGGCACGGACAAGTGACATTCGAGGCTTTAAGTTCTGAAGAATTTTCGATATTAGGCTCAACCGGGGCAGATGAATGTTTTAATGATGAGTATGCAGAACTGTATTTAGCTGGACGGACAAAAGCGATCGCCGACATTGAATCAGCATCAATTACCCCTTGTCATAGGGATTTTCTCCGCACTCTACAAGTCCGCGCTAACCTAGTTGTACCAGTTTTAGTCCCCAAGGGGTTATGGGGCTTGCTAGTCGCACATCACTGCCAAGGAACGCGTTTTTGGACAGAATCAGATATAGAACTTATGCAGACAGGAGCGAAAACCCTCGCAACATCGCCTTATATTTTGGAAAGTTGA
- a CDS encoding class I SAM-dependent methyltransferase, with protein sequence MNSHSALQTAITHRIANSPEARITFAEYMDMALYHPEYGYYSSNTVKIGFKGGDFFTSVNLGADLGDLLAEQFVQMWEILGKPTPFYLVEMGAGQGLLALHILKYIQVKYPNLFTALQYLIVEKSPGLKQEQQERLQGFSVRWCSWEEISPNSITGCFFSNELVDALPVHQFILEGGELREIYLTVQGEKEAQEAKNLSPSPNYELTEVAAAPSTPRLAEYFDLVGINLAQGGYEDGYRSEINLAALDWLSIVADRLQRGYVITIDYGYPASRYYNPRRSQGTLQCYYQHRHHNNPYINIGQQDITAHVDFTALERWGDRCGLEKLGFTQQALFLMALGLGDRIAALSYQQIPVSELLHRRQALHQLIDPTGLGGFGVLIQSKGLTKEEASQALKGLSVPELGK encoded by the coding sequence ATGAATTCTCATTCAGCGCTACAAACAGCCATCACCCATCGCATTGCTAACAGCCCCGAAGCGCGAATTACTTTTGCAGAATATATGGACATGGCGCTTTACCACCCTGAATACGGTTATTATTCCAGCAATACCGTCAAAATCGGGTTTAAAGGTGGCGATTTTTTCACTTCAGTCAATTTAGGTGCTGACCTTGGTGATTTACTAGCAGAACAATTTGTGCAGATGTGGGAGATTTTAGGAAAACCCACACCCTTTTATTTGGTGGAAATGGGAGCAGGGCAAGGACTGTTAGCTTTACATATCCTGAAATATATACAGGTAAAATATCCCAACTTATTTACAGCCTTGCAATATCTGATTGTAGAAAAATCCCCAGGTTTAAAGCAAGAACAACAGGAACGCTTACAAGGGTTTTCTGTGCGCTGGTGCAGTTGGGAGGAAATATCACCTAACTCGATTACAGGCTGTTTTTTTTCCAATGAATTAGTAGATGCACTACCAGTACATCAGTTCATTTTAGAGGGAGGGGAACTGAGGGAAATTTATCTAACTGTCCAGGGAGAGAAGGAAGCACAAGAAGCAAAAAATCTTTCCCCATCCCCTAATTACGAATTAACTGAAGTCGCAGCAGCCCCATCTACCCCCAGACTCGCAGAATATTTTGACTTAGTAGGCATTAATTTGGCGCAAGGCGGTTATGAAGATGGCTATCGCAGTGAAATTAATTTAGCGGCTCTTGATTGGTTGAGTATAGTAGCAGACCGCTTGCAAAGAGGGTATGTGATAACAATTGATTATGGCTATCCTGCCAGCCGTTACTATAACCCCAGGCGATCGCAAGGAACCTTACAGTGCTACTATCAACATCGTCATCACAACAACCCCTATATCAATATTGGGCAACAAGATATCACCGCCCATGTTGACTTTACCGCCTTGGAACGATGGGGCGATCGCTGTGGCCTAGAAAAACTCGGTTTTACCCAGCAAGCTCTATTTTTAATGGCTCTGGGTTTAGGCGATCGCATTGCAGCCCTCTCCTATCAACAAATACCAGTTTCTGAGTTACTCCACAGGCGACAAGCACTACACCAGTTAATCGATCCCACAGGACTTGGGGGCTTTGGAGTTCTAATTCAAAGCAAGGGACTGACAAAAGAGGAAGCTTCTCAAGCACTCAAAGGATTATCTGTGCCAGAACTGGGTAAGTAG
- a CDS encoding NAD(P)-dependent oxidoreductase — translation MKVAFLGTGLMGLPMAQRLLAANIEVVAYNRTPEKLAPLQAAGAEVVTHPRYAIREAECVILMLTNAAAIYHVLLSDTSWRTLQGRTIIQMGTITSTQSQEIRDSIVGGGGEYIEAPVLGSIPEAKAGTLTVMVGAEPKQYERCLDLLKNFGPDPLLIGPVGTASGLKLALNQLIASLTTSFALSLAFVQRQGIDVDKFMQVLRESALYAPTFDKKLQRMLDGNYSNPNFPTKHLLKDTDLFISEAQYLGLDLSSIETVQKLLQTTMKMSFANDDYSALFSVIRDWGEASGG, via the coding sequence ATGAAGGTGGCATTTCTGGGAACTGGACTTATGGGACTACCAATGGCCCAAAGATTGTTAGCAGCAAATATAGAGGTAGTTGCCTATAACCGCACCCCAGAAAAACTAGCACCATTACAAGCAGCTGGCGCGGAAGTGGTGACACATCCCCGCTACGCAATTCGAGAAGCTGAGTGTGTCATCCTCATGCTGACCAACGCCGCAGCAATATATCATGTGTTGCTTTCGGATACTTCTTGGCGGACTCTCCAAGGACGCACCATCATTCAGATGGGAACAATTACCTCCACTCAAAGCCAAGAAATTCGAGATTCCATAGTGGGTGGTGGCGGCGAATATATAGAAGCACCAGTATTAGGAAGTATCCCCGAAGCCAAAGCGGGTACGCTGACAGTGATGGTAGGCGCTGAACCTAAACAGTATGAACGCTGTCTAGATTTACTCAAGAATTTTGGCCCAGACCCATTATTAATAGGGCCAGTGGGAACGGCATCGGGATTAAAGCTAGCCCTAAATCAGCTAATTGCTTCCTTAACTACTAGTTTTGCCCTGAGTTTAGCTTTTGTGCAGCGTCAAGGTATTGATGTAGATAAATTTATGCAAGTCTTAAGGGAGAGTGCGCTGTATGCGCCTACCTTTGATAAAAAGCTGCAAAGGATGTTGGATGGTAATTATAGCAATCCCAACTTTCCCACAAAACACTTGCTCAAAGATACCGACTTGTTTATTTCCGAAGCCCAATACCTGGGACTGGATCTCAGCAGTATTGAAACTGTGCAGAAACTTTTACAAACAACCATGAAAATGTCATTTGCCAATGACGATTACTCTGCCCTATTTTCTGTTATCAGAGATTGGGGGGAAGCAAGTGGCGGTTAG
- a CDS encoding sensor histidine kinase yields MSQEFCPLVSPPTVSRGSDRDLGLDSTIQELPMYTFQVEISLTGVEVAKYFDKYPLLPGVILLEQGKFTGMISRRRLIEFLMRPYGQDLFAKEPLDVLYRYARLAVLVLADTTPILTAMQQILRRSPEFLAEPLVVQTADNSYRLLDPHELNIAAWQIRGIETQVRYERSQAQMIQNDKMARLGRLVDGVAHEILDPVGFIWGNLTYISNYSQDLLKLIAAYDECLPSGCEVINDIKEEIEFDYLEKDLSKALTSARSGAERLKKLVTSLQNFCHIDAVYPKPVDLHASIDSIVILIKSRLKGEITIIKNYGKIPPVSCFIGQLNQVLMNIFSHAVDSLLDETVRRQLQPDCGQNVKQATIEITTEVISQAATKPNEFDSRWVSICVADNGTGMSEELQQQIRENFSIEKRTEKETSLAVSYRIITARHGGKLNFSSKLGIGTKFEILLPLL; encoded by the coding sequence GTGTCACAAGAATTTTGTCCCCTTGTATCACCACCTACTGTATCTAGAGGTAGCGATCGCGATTTAGGTTTAGATTCCACCATTCAAGAACTACCAATGTACACTTTTCAGGTGGAAATTAGCCTGACTGGCGTAGAAGTAGCGAAGTATTTTGATAAATATCCCTTGTTACCAGGGGTAATTTTGCTAGAACAGGGAAAGTTTACGGGAATGATATCCCGGCGAAGGTTAATAGAGTTTTTGATGCGTCCCTACGGACAAGATTTGTTCGCTAAAGAACCATTAGATGTTCTCTATCGTTATGCGCGTTTAGCGGTTTTAGTGCTGGCTGATACCACACCAATCTTGACAGCCATGCAACAGATATTAAGGCGATCGCCTGAATTTTTAGCAGAACCTCTAGTAGTACAAACAGCAGATAATTCCTACAGATTGTTAGATCCCCATGAATTAAATATTGCAGCTTGGCAAATTCGCGGTATAGAAACTCAAGTACGCTACGAACGCAGCCAAGCCCAAATGATTCAAAACGATAAAATGGCGAGACTGGGGCGGTTAGTAGATGGGGTAGCACACGAAATTTTAGACCCCGTAGGTTTTATTTGGGGTAACTTAACTTATATTTCTAACTACAGCCAAGATTTACTGAAGTTAATAGCTGCTTATGATGAATGTTTACCCTCTGGTTGTGAGGTAATAAATGATATTAAAGAAGAAATTGAATTTGATTATCTAGAAAAGGATTTATCTAAAGCATTAACTAGCGCTCGTTCCGGTGCAGAAAGACTAAAAAAACTCGTTACTAGCCTACAAAATTTTTGCCATATCGATGCTGTTTATCCTAAACCCGTAGACTTACACGCCTCTATAGACAGTATTGTAATTTTAATTAAAAGTCGTTTGAAAGGCGAAATCACTATTATTAAAAATTATGGAAAAATCCCCCCAGTCTCTTGTTTTATAGGACAGTTAAACCAAGTATTGATGAATATTTTCAGTCACGCTGTCGATAGTTTACTAGATGAAACTGTGCGGCGGCAATTGCAACCCGATTGCGGACAAAATGTGAAGCAAGCAACTATAGAAATTACAACGGAAGTTATTTCTCAAGCAGCTACTAAACCCAACGAATTTGATTCACGCTGGGTTTCGATTTGTGTGGCGGATAATGGGACAGGAATGTCGGAGGAATTACAACAACAAATCCGCGAAAATTTCTCTATAGAAAAAAGAACAGAAAAAGAGACAAGTTTAGCCGTTAGTTATCGCATTATCACGGCGAGACACGGCGGTAAACTCAATTTCTCTTCCAAACTAGGAATCGGTACAAAATTTGAAATTTTACTACCTTTGCTCTAG
- a CDS encoding permease, with product MNQLNNGFTIFLSLLVEAMPFLLLGVLFSSLLLFFVDERKLVEKMPRNPLLGALVGSMVGFLFPVCECGNVPVARRLLMQGVPTPVAVGFLLAAPTINPIVIWATWTAFREQPEIVVLRVIFSLLIATIIGFVFSFQADLEPIVQPAIARYLKFNPPAKPETKRRGKYSTTKDTNTPSMLRSGTYILGGRAGGVPTRLDANLAPTNEASSNNKPLRDKLRLLLDNSIQELRELGAVMVIGSAIAAAIQVLAPRELILSLGSGPITSILVMLVLAAVVSICSTVDSFFALSFAATFSSGSLLAFLVFGPMIDIKSVGLMLSIFKPKTIFYLFALAGLLTFLFTLFINLHVI from the coding sequence ATGAATCAACTGAACAATGGTTTCACAATATTTCTGAGTTTGCTAGTCGAGGCGATGCCCTTTTTGCTGCTTGGGGTTTTATTCTCCAGTTTGCTGCTGTTTTTTGTAGATGAGCGCAAATTAGTAGAAAAAATGCCCAGAAATCCCTTATTAGGTGCTTTAGTTGGCAGTATGGTCGGCTTTTTGTTTCCAGTCTGTGAATGCGGAAATGTGCCAGTAGCGCGGCGCTTGCTGATGCAAGGAGTACCTACACCCGTAGCGGTTGGTTTTTTACTAGCAGCACCGACAATTAACCCGATTGTGATTTGGGCAACATGGACAGCATTTAGGGAACAACCAGAAATAGTAGTTTTACGTGTGATATTTTCGCTCTTAATCGCCACAATTATCGGTTTTGTTTTCAGTTTTCAAGCGGACTTAGAACCCATAGTCCAACCAGCGATCGCTCGTTATTTAAAATTTAATCCCCCAGCCAAACCAGAAACAAAACGCCGGGGTAAATACTCCACAACAAAAGACACGAATACCCCCAGTATGTTGCGTTCTGGGACTTATATTTTAGGTGGTCGAGCAGGTGGTGTGCCAACACGACTAGATGCTAACCTAGCCCCAACAAATGAGGCTAGCAGCAACAATAAACCGTTGAGAGATAAACTACGCCTGTTATTAGATAACAGCATCCAAGAATTGCGGGAGTTGGGTGCAGTCATGGTAATTGGGAGTGCGATCGCCGCAGCCATTCAAGTCCTAGCACCCCGTGAATTAATCCTCAGTCTAGGTTCTGGCCCGATTACCTCAATTCTCGTCATGCTGGTGTTAGCCGCAGTAGTATCCATCTGTTCCACTGTCGATTCATTTTTTGCCCTATCATTCGCCGCCACCTTCAGCAGTGGTTCATTATTAGCCTTTCTCGTCTTTGGTCCCATGATTGACATCAAAAGTGTCGGCTTGATGTTATCCATATTCAAACCCAAGACGATCTTCTACTTATTTGCCTTAGCAGGGCTACTGACATTCTTATTCACCCTTTTCATTAACTTGCACGTTATTTGA